The Flavobacterium piscisymbiosum genome includes a region encoding these proteins:
- a CDS encoding glycoside hydrolase family 2 protein — protein MMLKNTIQKFSIIAFTLFISQNNSAQQTDKIYLSGKDFEHPVQWDFYCTGGNNSKVWSKINVPSQWELEGFGEYTYGRWYKELNQKEPSKEEGLYKYEFEIPANYKDKDVVIAFGGAMTDTEVKVNGKLAGAIHQGGFYEFKYDISSLLKFGSKNILEVHVWKHSANKSVNAAERRADWWLFGGIYRPVWLEVSPKSHIENIAVNPKMDGSITVDLNLKNIPKNTTLEASLKGSNGENFQTFTFPVKAKSTKESIAAQWNKVKPWDPENPNLYNLELVLKQNGTILHQYNKRIGFRTLEFKKQDGIYVNGTKIIMKGINRHSFWPEGGRSTSKRISELDGKLLKDMNMNAVRGHYPPDDHFLAVCDSLGLFVLNELAGWQNSYDTETGTKLVKEMVTRDVNHASVIIWDNGNEGGWNYDVDKVFADNDPQKRIVIHPWADFNGWDTHHYPTYLTGMHRFNAGENVFFPTEFMHGTYDNGHGAALEDFWNRYKESPLFAGGFMWAMLDEAVKRSDWTGDVKFDSKGSLAADGILGPHREREGSYYTVKEVWAPIQFQPKQVTATFDGSFLIKNDYLFSNLNSCKMEFKVLKSDNDVLYTNGVAKEISAGKIEIPGIDPGETRKIQFAVPNNFAEGDILSVTAYDQFNKEIYTWTWPIHKAKFYADKFLAVQDTKTKASGIKTGNEITLKGNDITVTIDAATGEIVTIKNKTATIPLTNGPRPIGMKAKLKDIQVSQEGDKAVCKVNYSGGLSSIKWIMEPDGRFKMELVALKNASGGEGFDGAFFEDKINSFGITFSFPEKEVTGIKWFGRGPYHVWKNRIKGTTYGIWEKEYNNTITGESFENLIYPEFKGYHANLLGANLKAGASSFKVFSESDNLFLRLFTPDLPKNAFTGSYPQPAFPEGDISFMYEIPAMRDFKPLEQQGPQSQPTNIRIKSGDDGIKMNLWFDFRN, from the coding sequence ATGATGCTCAAAAACACCATTCAAAAGTTTAGTATTATTGCTTTTACGCTTTTTATATCCCAAAATAATTCGGCGCAGCAAACAGATAAAATCTATCTTTCGGGAAAAGATTTCGAACATCCCGTACAATGGGATTTTTATTGTACCGGCGGAAATAACAGTAAAGTCTGGTCTAAAATAAATGTTCCTTCGCAATGGGAATTAGAAGGTTTTGGCGAATATACCTACGGAAGATGGTACAAGGAGCTGAACCAAAAAGAACCCAGCAAAGAAGAAGGTTTGTATAAATATGAATTTGAAATTCCTGCCAATTATAAAGACAAAGACGTTGTAATTGCTTTTGGCGGCGCGATGACGGATACCGAAGTAAAAGTAAACGGAAAACTGGCCGGAGCTATTCATCAGGGCGGTTTTTATGAATTTAAATATGATATTTCATCCTTATTAAAATTTGGTTCCAAAAATATATTGGAAGTTCATGTCTGGAAACATTCTGCTAATAAATCTGTAAATGCTGCCGAAAGAAGAGCCGACTGGTGGTTGTTTGGAGGTATTTATCGCCCGGTTTGGCTGGAAGTTTCCCCGAAATCCCATATCGAAAATATCGCTGTAAACCCAAAAATGGACGGTTCAATAACAGTTGACCTGAACCTGAAAAACATCCCAAAAAACACTACTCTCGAAGCTTCGTTAAAAGGCTCGAATGGAGAAAATTTTCAAACTTTTACTTTTCCTGTTAAAGCAAAAAGCACTAAAGAAAGTATTGCAGCACAATGGAATAAAGTAAAACCGTGGGATCCTGAAAATCCTAATTTATACAATCTGGAATTGGTTTTAAAACAAAACGGAACCATTCTGCATCAATACAACAAACGAATTGGTTTTAGAACTTTAGAGTTTAAAAAACAGGACGGGATTTATGTAAACGGCACTAAAATTATCATGAAAGGAATTAATCGTCATTCATTCTGGCCAGAAGGCGGACGAAGTACCAGCAAGCGTATCAGCGAATTAGACGGTAAATTATTAAAAGACATGAATATGAATGCGGTTCGTGGCCATTATCCGCCGGACGATCACTTTCTGGCAGTTTGCGATTCGTTAGGACTTTTTGTTTTGAATGAATTGGCGGGCTGGCAAAACTCGTATGATACAGAGACGGGAACAAAATTGGTGAAGGAAATGGTGACGCGCGATGTCAATCATGCATCGGTAATTATTTGGGACAATGGTAACGAAGGCGGCTGGAACTACGATGTCGATAAAGTTTTTGCTGATAATGATCCTCAAAAAAGAATTGTGATTCATCCGTGGGCTGATTTTAACGGCTGGGATACACACCATTATCCGACTTATTTAACAGGAATGCACCGTTTTAATGCCGGTGAAAATGTATTTTTCCCTACCGAATTCATGCACGGAACGTACGATAACGGACACGGAGCAGCTCTAGAGGACTTCTGGAACCGTTATAAAGAAAGTCCGTTGTTTGCCGGAGGATTTATGTGGGCCATGCTCGATGAAGCCGTAAAACGCTCTGACTGGACGGGCGATGTAAAATTTGATTCGAAAGGTTCGCTTGCCGCCGATGGAATTCTGGGACCGCATCGCGAAAGAGAAGGAAGTTATTATACGGTAAAAGAAGTTTGGGCGCCTATTCAGTTTCAGCCCAAACAAGTTACAGCAACTTTTGACGGTTCTTTTTTAATCAAAAACGATTATCTTTTTAGTAATCTGAATTCCTGCAAAATGGAATTTAAAGTATTAAAATCAGATAATGACGTACTTTATACAAATGGTGTTGCGAAGGAAATTAGTGCGGGTAAAATTGAAATTCCGGGTATTGATCCGGGAGAAACACGTAAAATTCAATTTGCTGTTCCTAACAATTTTGCCGAAGGAGATATTTTGTCTGTAACTGCTTATGATCAATTCAATAAAGAAATTTATACCTGGACATGGCCTATTCATAAAGCAAAATTTTATGCGGATAAGTTTTTAGCTGTTCAAGATACAAAAACCAAAGCTTCAGGAATTAAAACAGGAAACGAAATTACTTTAAAAGGAAACGATATAACGGTTACAATAGATGCTGCAACGGGTGAAATTGTAACAATAAAAAACAAAACAGCAACGATTCCGCTTACCAATGGTCCTCGCCCAATTGGCATGAAAGCGAAATTAAAAGACATTCAGGTTTCTCAGGAAGGTGATAAAGCCGTTTGTAAAGTCAACTATTCAGGCGGATTATCTTCTATAAAATGGATCATGGAGCCGGACGGAAGATTTAAAATGGAATTGGTTGCCTTAAAAAATGCTTCTGGCGGAGAAGGTTTCGATGGTGCTTTTTTTGAAGATAAAATCAACTCTTTCGGAATCACTTTTAGTTTTCCTGAAAAAGAAGTTACAGGTATTAAATGGTTTGGAAGAGGTCCGTACCATGTCTGGAAAAACAGAATAAAAGGAACGACTTACGGCATTTGGGAGAAAGAATACAACAATACTATTACGGGAGAAAGTTTTGAGAACCTTATTTATCCTGAATTCAAAGGATATCACGCCAATTTATTAGGCGCGAACCTAAAAGCCGGAGCTTCATCATTTAAAGTTTTTAGCGAATCTGATAATTTATTTTTAAGATTATTTACTCCAGATTTGCCTAAAAATGCTTTCACCGGAAGTTATCCTCAACCCGCATTTCCGGAAGGCGATATTTCTTTCATGTACGAAATTCCGGCGATGAGAGATTTCAAACCTTTAGAACAACAAGGGCCTCAAAGTCAGCCAACCAACATTCGTATTAAAAGCGGTGATGATGGGATTAAAATGAATTTATGGTTTGATTTTAGAAACTAG
- a CDS encoding family 43 glycosylhydrolase, which yields MKIKRKYSLKAILIFLFMINLCSIYKVSAQLLNIKNDVFRYTKDEQPINSQGGGIFKFADPVTGKQKYYWYGVHYAEADTYRNDPSVTLPNATFQSVTCYSSVDLVNWVFEADVLSKEKVNQNGKTWVGRLGVAYIKEWKKYAMFVQHDKEVLITVSDTPTGQFEWHQKINMEKMIGTSNTGDQTIFTDEDTGKSYLIYSYGRGRNKIYVSEIGIKDEKINLLDCTEVFKGESREGNCLFKYQNKYYMFASNIYGWDGSFAYYLVADDIRGPYLPTNEMLVMNGASEDFAHVSQTGFFFSVKGNKQETIVFCGDRWANFAGNGLGYNQWCPLSFDGTTPYFNSLSSWNLEEKTGIWKVADDNNYIKNGSFEADRRHIPSPVKPVQIQLTGWASEVIEGNPIGLDSIHSPVLNHFNTQNERKVVIGEKSLNISDKINFKRKTFQTISSSPYVKLENGLYTLTAKIKNSADFSNLEMYVLSNEKKLQYNIKEKNESWKTITITNIPIKGGKAEVGFLAEGKAKAFCYVDDVSLVRMKK from the coding sequence ATGAAAATCAAAAGAAAGTATTCCCTAAAAGCCATATTGATTTTTTTGTTTATGATCAATTTATGCAGTATTTATAAGGTTTCAGCTCAATTATTAAATATTAAAAATGATGTTTTTAGGTATACTAAAGACGAACAGCCTATTAATAGTCAGGGTGGAGGAATATTTAAATTTGCTGATCCTGTTACGGGAAAACAAAAATATTATTGGTACGGCGTTCATTATGCCGAAGCGGATACGTATCGAAATGATCCGTCGGTAACTTTGCCTAATGCGACTTTTCAGTCGGTTACGTGTTATAGTTCTGTCGATTTGGTGAATTGGGTTTTTGAAGCAGATGTTTTATCGAAAGAAAAAGTCAATCAAAACGGTAAAACGTGGGTCGGCCGTTTGGGAGTGGCGTATATAAAAGAATGGAAAAAATATGCCATGTTTGTTCAGCATGATAAAGAAGTTTTAATTACTGTTTCAGATACCCCAACAGGTCAGTTCGAATGGCATCAGAAAATAAATATGGAAAAAATGATCGGGACGAGTAATACGGGCGATCAAACGATTTTTACAGATGAAGATACCGGAAAATCGTACCTTATTTATTCGTACGGAAGAGGCAGAAACAAAATATACGTTTCGGAAATTGGCATTAAAGACGAAAAAATCAATTTACTGGATTGTACCGAAGTTTTTAAAGGTGAAAGCCGCGAAGGAAATTGCCTTTTCAAGTACCAAAATAAGTATTATATGTTTGCCTCGAATATTTATGGCTGGGATGGATCATTTGCTTATTACTTAGTGGCTGATGATATTAGAGGGCCATATCTTCCAACAAATGAAATGTTGGTGATGAATGGCGCTTCGGAGGATTTTGCGCATGTTTCGCAAACAGGATTTTTCTTTTCTGTAAAAGGAAACAAGCAGGAAACCATCGTTTTCTGTGGTGACAGATGGGCCAATTTTGCCGGAAACGGATTAGGATACAATCAATGGTGTCCACTTTCTTTTGATGGTACAACGCCTTATTTTAATTCATTAAGTTCCTGGAATCTGGAAGAAAAAACCGGTATATGGAAAGTAGCTGATGACAATAATTATATTAAAAACGGAAGTTTCGAAGCGGATCGCAGGCACATTCCGAGCCCTGTAAAACCGGTACAAATACAACTAACGGGTTGGGCAAGTGAAGTTATTGAAGGAAACCCGATAGGATTAGACAGCATTCATTCTCCAGTTTTAAATCATTTTAATACTCAAAACGAAAGAAAAGTGGTTATTGGCGAAAAAAGCCTGAATATCAGTGATAAAATCAATTTTAAACGAAAAACATTCCAAACCATTAGCTCTTCGCCCTACGTAAAACTCGAAAACGGATTGTACACTTTAACGGCTAAAATAAAAAACAGTGCTGATTTCAGCAATCTGGAAATGTACGTTTTAAGTAACGAAAAAAAACTACAATACAATATCAAAGAAAAAAATGAATCCTGGAAAACCATCACTATTACCAACATTCCTATAAAAGGAGGAAAGGCCGAAGTTGGTTTTCTGGCAGAAGGAAAAGCAAAAGCATTTTGTTATGTTGATGATGTTTCTTTGGTCAGGATGAAAAAGTAA
- a CDS encoding glycoside hydrolase family 28 protein: MKKITFCYCLLVSLIFLSFKKDATSVTQTEVVVKAPFEMPAIKIPDFSKCKQFSITDFGAIKGNKEKTSEAINKTIAKANKAGGGIVVIPEGEWLTKKIHFKSNVNLHLNKGAVLLFSEDPNDYLPAVRSTWEGYECYNYSPLIYAYQCKNIAITGEGELKAKMDVWKEWFARPKPHMENLKRLYYLASYNKPMKERQMVNDSAHFRPQFIQFNRCENILMDGITITNSPFWTIHPFLSKDVVLRNLKVYAHGHNNDGVDPEMSQNVLIENCVFDQGDDAIAIKSGSNQDAWRLNTPSKNIVMRNCIVKNGHQLVAIGSELSGGIENVFIDNCTVVDGAKLNHLLFIKTNERRGGYVNNIYMSNITSGKIDEGVLGIETDVLYQWRDLVPTIERRLTPIKNVYLENIKATNVKFVSRILAQKELPVENVFLKNVAADKVSGEKSIHENVVNFVAKN; encoded by the coding sequence ATGAAAAAAATAACGTTTTGCTATTGCCTTTTAGTCTCGCTTATTTTTTTATCCTTCAAAAAAGATGCAACTTCTGTAACTCAAACAGAAGTCGTAGTAAAAGCGCCTTTTGAAATGCCGGCGATCAAAATTCCTGATTTTAGTAAATGCAAACAATTTTCGATTACAGATTTTGGAGCTATTAAAGGCAATAAAGAAAAAACATCAGAAGCGATTAATAAAACGATTGCCAAAGCCAATAAAGCAGGCGGCGGAATTGTGGTGATTCCGGAAGGAGAATGGCTTACAAAGAAAATCCATTTTAAAAGTAATGTAAATCTTCATCTCAATAAAGGTGCGGTATTACTGTTTTCAGAAGATCCAAATGATTATTTGCCAGCCGTTCGCTCGACTTGGGAAGGATACGAATGTTACAATTATTCACCTTTGATTTATGCGTACCAATGCAAGAATATTGCGATTACGGGAGAAGGCGAATTGAAAGCAAAAATGGACGTTTGGAAAGAATGGTTTGCCCGCCCAAAACCGCATATGGAAAACCTGAAACGACTGTATTATCTGGCTTCGTACAACAAACCAATGAAAGAAAGACAAATGGTGAATGATTCGGCGCATTTTCGTCCGCAGTTTATTCAGTTCAATCGTTGCGAAAATATTTTGATGGATGGGATTACGATTACCAATAGTCCGTTCTGGACGATTCATCCTTTTTTGTCTAAAGATGTGGTGCTTAGAAACCTAAAAGTCTACGCGCACGGACATAACAACGACGGAGTTGATCCTGAAATGAGCCAAAATGTGTTGATAGAAAACTGTGTTTTTGATCAGGGAGATGATGCCATTGCTATAAAATCAGGAAGTAATCAGGATGCATGGCGATTAAATACACCTTCGAAAAATATTGTAATGCGCAATTGTATCGTTAAAAACGGACATCAATTAGTAGCAATAGGAAGCGAACTTTCGGGCGGAATAGAAAATGTATTTATAGACAATTGCACTGTCGTGGATGGGGCAAAACTCAATCATTTGTTATTTATAAAAACCAACGAACGAAGAGGCGGCTACGTAAATAATATTTATATGAGTAACATAACATCGGGCAAAATCGACGAAGGAGTTCTGGGAATCGAAACGGATGTTTTGTACCAATGGAGAGATTTAGTACCCACAATTGAACGCAGACTGACACCAATAAAAAACGTCTATCTCGAAAATATAAAAGCAACTAATGTCAAGTTTGTTTCCAGGATTTTGGCGCAAAAAGAACTTCCGGTAGAGAATGTTTTCCTTAAAAATGTTGCTGCTGATAAGGTTTCGGGTGAAAAATCCATTCATGAAAATGTAGTGAATTTTGTCGCTAAAAATTGA
- a CDS encoding rhamnogalacturonan acetylesterase, which produces MPAFLFATQPKVNSTANDKDAKSLLFYFGTAAKTSKGTIVKNAVAYNSSLGYGFDSNSVSNVNINSNSFSTTKPTYFSVKVPEGNYQIEVVLGSNETPSNVTIKAESRRLMLREFPIQKGQKVTKTFNVNVRNIKIDDQTNISLKDREKEIFNWDDKLTLEFLGEVTVHSIKITPKDNLTVVYLAGDSTVTDQDVEPWASWGQFITNYFDDTVVVANYAYSGSSLSSFKGANRLKKILSQIKKGDYLFVEFGHNDEKIKGEGNGAWRSYSELLKEFVQSAKDKGAIPVLVTPTQRRFFNENGTLKETHGEFPDGMRAVAQKNNIALIDITKMTTVLYEAWGDEVSRKAFVQYPANTFPGQEKALDDNTHFNSFGANEIALCVLKGIRELDIPLQKQIKKETPDYNPNKPNFISSWTLPMSARFEIAKPDGN; this is translated from the coding sequence ATGCCGGCTTTTTTATTTGCCACGCAGCCAAAAGTAAATTCGACAGCTAATGATAAGGACGCAAAATCTTTGTTGTTTTATTTTGGCACTGCCGCAAAAACTTCAAAAGGAACAATAGTTAAGAACGCAGTTGCATATAATTCAAGTTTAGGTTATGGATTTGATTCTAATTCAGTTTCGAATGTCAACATCAACTCAAATTCTTTTTCTACCACAAAACCTACTTACTTTTCGGTAAAAGTTCCTGAAGGCAATTATCAGATCGAAGTAGTTTTAGGAAGCAATGAAACTCCATCAAATGTCACCATAAAAGCCGAATCGCGAAGATTAATGCTAAGGGAATTCCCAATACAAAAAGGTCAAAAAGTAACAAAAACTTTTAATGTGAATGTAAGAAACATTAAAATCGATGATCAAACGAATATCAGCCTGAAAGACAGGGAAAAAGAGATTTTTAATTGGGATGATAAACTAACCCTTGAATTTTTAGGTGAAGTTACTGTTCACAGTATAAAAATCACTCCAAAAGACAATCTTACAGTTGTTTATCTGGCTGGAGATTCAACGGTTACAGATCAGGATGTAGAGCCATGGGCATCGTGGGGACAATTTATTACCAATTATTTTGATGATACTGTTGTGGTGGCCAATTATGCGTATTCAGGATCTTCATTGAGTTCTTTTAAAGGAGCAAATCGCTTAAAAAAGATACTTTCGCAAATTAAAAAAGGAGATTATTTGTTTGTGGAATTTGGGCATAATGACGAAAAAATCAAAGGCGAAGGAAATGGAGCCTGGAGATCTTATTCAGAATTATTGAAGGAATTCGTTCAATCGGCCAAAGATAAAGGAGCGATTCCGGTTTTGGTAACGCCTACGCAAAGAAGGTTCTTTAATGAAAATGGCACTTTAAAAGAAACTCACGGCGAATTTCCTGATGGAATGCGCGCTGTTGCCCAAAAAAACAACATTGCCCTTATCGATATTACCAAAATGACAACTGTATTATACGAAGCCTGGGGCGACGAAGTTTCAAGAAAAGCTTTTGTGCAATATCCTGCGAATACATTTCCGGGACAGGAAAAAGCGCTGGACGATAATACTCATTTTAATAGTTTTGGAGCCAACGAAATTGCACTTTGCGTTCTTAAGGGAATTCGTGAGCTTGATATTCCGTTACAAAAACAAATTAAAAAAGAAACTCCGGATTACAATCCAAATAAACCTAATTTTATTTCCAGCTGGACTCTGCCTATGAGTGCTCGTTTCGAAATTGCGAAACCAGATGGCAACTAA
- a CDS encoding glycosyl hydrolase 115 family protein, which translates to MKKIAVLIFTISTLSSYSQNKNLSDFSITDSNKVTSIYIDKNTDPLIIWAVNELADDVKDITGKRPEIIQTNTISKKGIYIGQVSSSFFKSKATQKGLLNQWEKFSIQKEKDNLLIAGSDVRGTVYAIFEITERLGVSPWKWWADVHSIKKENLALQLPRKGIITSPSVQYRGIFLNDEDWGLQPWAAKTFEKETGDIGPKTYEKIFQLLLRLKANTIWPAMHPSTKGFFTIAGNKEMAQKYHIVIGSSHAEPMLRNNVDEWKPKIHGDYNYFTNKTQVDKYWQDRLDELKLAQNETIMTLGMRGVHDSKMEGAKDLAESIAMVEKIIVNQREMLSNTFKKPLADIPQAFVPYKEVLELYDNGLKIPDDITLVWPDDNYGYIRRLSNREEQKRSGGSGVYYHISYWGRPHDYLWLSTTQPGLIWYEMTKAYENGAKKMWIVNVGDIKPAEYDTELFLDLAWNINSIKSDGLSQYLKDWISREFTPEIATDLSIVFEEYYRLASLRKPEYMGWSQTEPTTPIKLSDFTKEESLNRIKAYDALIKKVDSLSAFVPAERKAAWFQLVEYPVKGSAYMNHKFLYWNLEATTSDENQKNKYELLASESYQKIKELTDFYNTKLSDGKWNYMMSMHPRNLPVFDSVKKNTFSKEMAIKTTNRIDIQANKFSGKQDAKEYKWKPINGLGYSNNAITLFPFDQHIFKNEKPDVSYEFEIDQQDNYTIEVRLLPTHANNFDHEIGIQLDGNAIQFFKTNTKDRENTWKENVLRNSAIVKLPVSNVSKGKHTVTIQVNQTGIVLDQLAVYKTGF; encoded by the coding sequence ATGAAGAAAATAGCAGTATTAATTTTCACAATCTCAACTTTAAGTTCTTATAGTCAAAATAAGAATCTAAGCGACTTTTCTATTACAGATTCTAATAAAGTAACATCCATTTATATCGATAAAAATACCGATCCTTTGATTATTTGGGCGGTAAATGAATTGGCGGATGATGTAAAAGATATTACCGGGAAGCGACCTGAGATTATTCAGACGAATACCATTTCTAAAAAAGGTATTTATATTGGGCAGGTATCTTCTTCTTTTTTTAAATCGAAAGCAACTCAGAAAGGACTTTTAAATCAATGGGAAAAATTCTCCATCCAAAAAGAAAAAGACAATCTTTTAATCGCCGGATCAGATGTTCGGGGAACTGTATATGCTATTTTTGAAATAACAGAACGACTGGGTGTTTCTCCCTGGAAATGGTGGGCAGATGTTCATTCGATCAAAAAAGAAAATCTGGCATTACAACTTCCCCGAAAGGGAATCATAACATCGCCATCTGTACAATACCGCGGCATTTTTTTAAACGATGAAGATTGGGGATTACAGCCGTGGGCCGCTAAAACTTTCGAAAAAGAAACGGGAGATATTGGCCCCAAAACGTACGAGAAAATATTTCAATTGTTGCTGAGATTAAAAGCCAATACCATTTGGCCGGCGATGCATCCGTCTACAAAAGGTTTTTTTACTATTGCGGGAAATAAGGAAATGGCGCAAAAATACCATATCGTTATCGGATCATCGCATGCAGAACCTATGCTTCGTAACAATGTTGACGAATGGAAACCAAAAATTCATGGCGATTATAATTATTTTACGAATAAAACACAGGTCGATAAATACTGGCAGGATCGTTTGGATGAATTAAAACTGGCTCAGAACGAAACTATTATGACATTGGGTATGCGAGGCGTTCATGATAGTAAAATGGAAGGCGCAAAAGATTTAGCAGAATCGATTGCTATGGTCGAAAAAATCATTGTAAATCAGCGTGAAATGCTTTCGAATACCTTCAAAAAGCCTTTGGCAGATATTCCGCAAGCTTTTGTTCCGTACAAAGAAGTTTTAGAATTATATGATAACGGACTTAAAATTCCTGATGACATAACTTTGGTTTGGCCCGATGATAATTACGGTTATATACGTCGTTTGAGTAATCGTGAAGAACAAAAAAGGTCGGGTGGAAGTGGTGTGTATTATCATATAAGTTATTGGGGAAGGCCGCATGATTATCTTTGGTTAAGTACGACACAACCGGGTTTGATCTGGTATGAAATGACTAAAGCCTATGAAAACGGTGCAAAAAAAATGTGGATTGTAAATGTGGGCGATATAAAACCGGCAGAATATGATACCGAACTTTTTCTGGATTTGGCATGGAATATCAACAGTATAAAATCAGACGGACTTAGCCAATATTTGAAGGATTGGATTTCAAGAGAATTTACGCCTGAAATTGCAACTGATTTGAGTATTGTTTTTGAGGAATATTACCGATTGGCCTCACTAAGAAAACCGGAATATATGGGTTGGAGCCAAACGGAACCAACAACTCCCATAAAACTTTCTGATTTTACAAAGGAAGAATCTCTGAACAGAATAAAAGCCTATGATGCGCTCATTAAAAAAGTAGATAGTTTGTCGGCTTTTGTTCCTGCAGAAAGAAAAGCTGCGTGGTTTCAGTTGGTGGAATATCCGGTAAAAGGATCCGCTTATATGAATCATAAATTTTTGTATTGGAATTTAGAAGCCACAACTTCAGATGAAAATCAGAAGAATAAATATGAATTATTAGCTTCGGAATCTTATCAGAAAATCAAGGAATTAACGGATTTTTACAACACGAAATTAAGTGATGGAAAATGGAATTATATGATGTCGATGCATCCGAGAAATCTGCCCGTTTTTGATTCGGTTAAAAAAAATACTTTTTCAAAAGAAATGGCTATTAAAACAACGAATCGAATCGATATTCAGGCGAATAAATTCAGTGGTAAACAAGATGCAAAAGAATACAAGTGGAAACCAATTAACGGTTTGGGATACAGTAATAATGCGATTACTTTATTTCCGTTTGATCAGCATATTTTTAAAAATGAAAAACCTGATGTTTCTTATGAATTTGAAATTGATCAACAAGATAATTACACTATCGAGGTTCGTTTATTGCCCACACACGCTAACAATTTCGATCATGAAATAGGTATTCAACTGGACGGAAATGCAATACAATTTTTTAAAACCAATACAAAAGACAGAGAGAATACCTGGAAAGAAAATGTATTGCGAAATAGTGCGATTGTAAAACTTCCTGTTTCGAATGTTTCAAAAGGAAAACATACCGTTACAATACAAGTCAACCAAACCGGAATTGTACTGGATCAATTGGCAGTTTATAAGACAGGGTTTTAG
- a CDS encoding alpha/beta fold hydrolase yields the protein MSTITVKDGTEIYYKDWGTGQPIVFHHGWPLSGDDWDNQMMFFLKKGYRVIAHDRRGHGRSGQSSEGNNMETYAADVAELTAALDLKNAIHVGHSTGGGEAIRYAAKYGKGRVAKVVIISAVTPIMIKNEANPDGVPLAIFDEIREGTGFSRAQYFYDFPIAFYGWNREGTTIQEGIKHNWWRQGMMGSVLAHYEGIKAFSESDFTEDLKSLEIPVLVLHGEDDQIVPYNQAPKAAKLLKNGKLISYPGFPHGMPTTEAETINKDILEFIK from the coding sequence ATGAGTACAATTACAGTAAAAGACGGAACAGAGATTTATTACAAAGATTGGGGAACAGGACAACCAATAGTTTTTCACCACGGATGGCCTTTATCAGGCGATGACTGGGACAACCAAATGATGTTTTTTCTAAAAAAAGGTTACAGAGTTATTGCGCATGACCGTCGTGGGCACGGTCGCTCAGGTCAAAGCTCAGAAGGAAACAATATGGAAACTTATGCTGCAGACGTTGCTGAACTTACCGCTGCCCTTGATTTAAAAAATGCTATACATGTTGGTCACTCAACTGGCGGTGGCGAAGCGATACGCTATGCTGCAAAATACGGAAAAGGACGCGTTGCAAAAGTGGTTATTATTAGCGCCGTAACTCCCATAATGATAAAAAATGAAGCAAATCCTGATGGTGTTCCTTTAGCTATTTTTGATGAAATAAGAGAAGGTACAGGATTCAGCAGAGCGCAATATTTTTATGATTTCCCAATCGCTTTTTACGGATGGAACCGCGAAGGAACGACAATTCAGGAAGGCATTAAACATAATTGGTGGCGTCAGGGAATGATGGGATCCGTATTAGCTCATTATGAAGGAATTAAAGCTTTCTCTGAATCAGATTTTACAGAGGATCTTAAGAGTTTAGAGATTCCGGTTCTTGTGTTGCATGGCGAAGACGATCAGATTGTACCTTACAATCAGGCACCTAAAGCTGCAAAACTTTTGAAAAACGGAAAACTTATATCCTATCCCGGATTTCCTCATGGTATGCCAACCACAGAAGCAGAAACAATCAATAAAGATATTCTGGAGTTTATAAAATAA